In Zonotrichia leucophrys gambelii isolate GWCS_2022_RI chromosome 11, RI_Zleu_2.0, whole genome shotgun sequence, the genomic window CCTTGACGCCCCGGCAGCGCTGCAGGCGTCCTGGTGTGCCTGCTCGAGTATCCCAGGAGCAAACGGAAAAAGGGCTCCACCATGGAGAGGTGGTGAGTGCTGGGTccccccaccctgcagccaTGGGGGTCCCTGGAGGCTGGCTGTCCCCCGAGGGTGGGGACACCCCCAGTGACCCCCCTGTTGTCACCCTGCAGTGGCCAGAAGTACCTGACAGCCGTGGTGAAGCTGCTGGGGCCCCTCACCAGGAATTATTACATCCGAGCCATCCTCCACGCTGCGTGAGTGGGGTGCAGGgtcggggctgggggctgagcccccccagctccctctgaaccccaaatctctgtcacagcctggctgtccctgctggattCCTCCTCTCCACCATCCTGGGCACCGTCTGCCTGGGCATTGCCAGTGGCATCTACCTGCTGGTGAGtgcagaggggttttgggggtctgggtGAGGGAGGCCACCCCTAAAACTATGCACCAGTGCTTCTGTGTGGATTCCAAAAGCATTCCCAGATTGTCCTGATTGGGATGGGCAGGGGTCacatcctccttccccctctggTCCCCCTGTGctttccctgccccacagcccctttttggggtgggggttgATCCTtggccctgctgtgaccccacaggCCGCGGTGCGAGGGGAGGAGTGGAGACCCATCGAGCAGAAGCCCCGGGAGAGGCCCCAAGGTGGGGGCACCATGAAGGCGCCCCCCAGCaaccccccgccccggccgcccccCGACGCCCGCAGGAAGCAGCCGGAGCTGGGGGGGCAGGTGAACCCCATCCCCGTGGAGGTGGAATAATGGGgatcccctgccctgctcctgctcctgctccccagctgctcctggatccgCTGCAGCCAACCATTGGGCTCCTGGGGTCCCCAAAACCCTGGTGCTGGGGTCCCCAGCTCCTTATGATGCTCAGATCCCTCAGGGGGATCATCAGTTCCTCCTGGGCTCTCCAagggatccccaaatccccagcaACGCTCAGCTCCCTGTAGGATCTCCATCCTCTGGGGATCCCCAAATCTCCTAAGATGCTCAGCTTCTTGTAGGATTTCCAATTCCCTATAGGGTCTCCATCTCCTGGggatccccaaattccagcaaTGCTCAGCTCTTTGTAGGATCTCCATCTCCTggggatccccaaatcccctaagATGCTCAGCTCCTTGTAGAATTTCCATCTCCCTGTAGCACCTCCATCCCCTTGAGATCCCCCACATCCTCTGAGATGCTCAGCTTGTAGGATCTCCATCTCCCTGTAGGATCTTCATCTCCTGGGGATCCCCAAATCTCCAGCAATGCTCAGCTCCTTGTTGGATTTCCATTTCTCTGTAGGATCTCCTGGGGATACCCAAATCCTCTAAGATGCTCAGCTCCTTGTAGGATCTCCATTTCCCTGTAGCATCTCCATCCTCTTGAGATCCCCACATCCTCTGAGATGCTCAGCTTGTAGGATCTCCATCTCCCTGTAGGATCTCCATCTCCTGGGGATCACCAAATCTCCAGCAATGCTCAGCTCTTTGTAGGATCTCCATCTCCCTGTAGGATTTCCATCTCCTGAGGATCCCCAAATCCGCTAAGATGCTCagctcccaaattcccagcAATGTGATGCTCCCTGTGGGGTTCCCAGTCCTCggaggcttcccagcttctgGAGATGCCCAAATCCCTGGGCCTGCTCAACTCCCTGTGGGTTCTCCAGCTCCCAGGCactccccagctcctgggctccccaaatcccaagaATGTTCAGCTTCCTGTGGGGTCTGCAGCCCCCAAGGCCTTCCCAGCTCCTAAAGATCCCCCAAATCCTTGGAGATTCTCAGCTCctgggaaaccccaaatccctgggcaTGCTCAGCTCCCTGAGGGTCCCAACTCTCCAGGCACCCCCAGTTCCCTGggggatccccaaatccctgtggaactgcagctctcagggaacccccagctcccagggggatcaggcagctctgctcctgctctccctggtttttgtcatttttgtcatttctgcAGTTGCTGTTGCAATAAAAAGTGGGAAAggccctggctgcccctgcctcctgctccaggggaatccccccagccctgccctgctcctggggggCTGGCCCAGGACTGGGGAGGTGTTTTGGGGACAAATAGTGCAGTTATGGGCAAATCCAAGGTGTGGATGTGCAGAGTATGGCCAAGGCAGGGTCCCCTCCCAAAATCCTTATGGAGCCCACAGTGGGGtgggactgggaggaactgggagggcCCCACCCAGGTGGTGCACAGGGGGCCCCAAAGGAGCCCCCAAAacctgggacccccccccagcagggaatgtggggagcatttcccttcccatcccactgGTGGCTGCTGCAAGTTCCCGGGTGTGACGTGGGTGCCAAATCCTTGATCCCACTGGgatcagcagctgctcaggccccctctgccccttccccacACAGACCCTGCCCCTCGGGGGCTGCAGGTGGCCCAGGgccccccaggagctgccagcacaggtggggtggccctggcaggtggcaccaggcccGTGGGACGCGGTGCCCGGGGGCAGAGCCGTGGGAAAGGTGTGGGTgtcggggtgccagggctgggtcacccccaggctgggggtgtggggcaccctgtgccctccctgtcacctcccagttcatcctgctctgctgctctggtgcTCTGCCCACCGtgcaggggctgagggctgtcccacgatgtccctctgtccctttgtccctctgtccctgtgccccaatTCCCCACTTCCCAATGCCCTGGCTGGGAACAGAGTGAGGACTGTGCCAGGAGTTGTTGGCTTTTATTTGCAGCATTAAATAGCACTAGAAAGGagacaataaatacatttttgggGGAATAAATAACCAGTGAGTGCAGCACTCACAGGGTCTGgccgtggggcagtgctggccctgGAGGCACAGCCGTGGCTGGGGGGAGTCAGCAATAAATAACAGAGGGTACAAAACCCCCCCGGCAGCAAAACTTATAAATAACTGATAAATAACCAGGGAGGGACCACCCTGGCGGGGTCGGGTGCTCTAAAACAAGCACGGGTGGGGTGACACTGTCACTAGGGTGACACAGCCATGGGGGTGACACGGTCACGGGGGTGACACGGTCCCCAGGGTGACACGGTCACCAGGGTGACACGGTCACGGGGGTGACACGGCGTGGGCTCAGTGCGCCGTGCGGGGCAGGACGCAGGTGCAGCCCACGGGCACTCGGATGTAATCCACCTCCAGcgccaccagccccagccccgcgggCCGCGGGCACGGCTTGCGCCGCAGCACCAGCATGGTCTGCTGGATGGTCACCGAGTTGAGCGCCGTGGTCTCCCGGCCGGTTTTCACGTCCACGCAGCCGCTGCACAGGCACTCGGCGAAGGCCAGCTTGCGGGGATAGCGGTTCTCGTCCTCGTCGATGCTGCGGGGACACGGCGACACTTTCGCTTGTGCCACCAGCTCTAACCGGCTGGGGAGCGGTACCCGGGGGGTGTCGGGGAGCGGGGCACTCACCGGTATCGCCAGGGCGAGATGGAGCGCTCGTGGGGCTCGCTGCGGAGCCCGGTGCGCAGCGACAGCGCGGGACAGGcgggcgggcgctgccgccgccgccgccgccgggccccgGCCGCCTCCAGGCGCTCCAGCTGCGGCACCAGCTGCACCGACAGGTGCCGGTCCCAGCGCAGGCTGCGGCCCAGGAGCTGCGCCGGAGCCTCGTCCCCCAGCTCGGCCCCGCTGAAGCAGCGCACGGCGGAGTGAGCGGAGGCGGCACCGGCGCGCCGCAGCCCCCGGCACTGCCCCAGCGCCGCCAGCACGgccaggacacacagccagccctgcgGGGACAGCACAGCGTCAGGGACACAcgagggacagggacacacagctagagtgacagggacacacagccaggacagacagcCAGCCCTGCGGGGACAGCACAGCGTCAGGGACACAcgagggacagggacacacagcccagtgacagtgacagggacacactgacagggacacacagctagagtgacagggacacactgacagggacacacagcccagtgacagtgacagggacacccaaagggacaggcacacacacacagggcgTTGGACAGGCAGGGACCAGCAGAGCCCTCCCCAAAATGTGAGTGCGCAGCCCCGGGGCCTGGGCAGGTGTGTGCCTGTGTATCGATCTGTTATCTATCCATTGCCTATCCATAATCCATCCGTTATCTATCTATTACCTGTCCATTACATATTTATCTATTTCCACACGTCTCTCTATCCGTGTAATCTCTATATCTATAGATGTCTCTGTAGACATGGACATATCTCTATTTCTACAGAGCATCTGTACATTTTTATCTGTACATAGACATCTCTAGAGCATCTCTGTATCTCTGCATGTCTCTATCTCtcaatatttgtatttctataTTTGTCTTTATCTATATCTATGTCTGTCTATATCAGTATATCTATAgctatatatctatatatttatatatcaatATAGCTAGCTATTTCTATCTAAATCTATCTGTATCTATAGCATCTTATCTATATCAATATGCATATATTCTTATATATTGCATATAGTTATCTATGTATATATCTATTTCTTGTAATCATCTGtatctatatttatttatatccatctatatctatatctataatCTGTCCATCATTTCTATCTGTATCTatctatatttttttacatatataagatctatatatttatatatatatatttatcccATCCATAAAAACTTAGCACACCCACGTGCACACGTGCTTGGATACACTCAATATCCACACTCACACACTGCACATACACACTGTAGCTATAaaaacacacccacacacacataaatatgtattttatataaatatagaaaaagagaaataaaaatagaaaactaTAAATACATATGCACAAAAgtatattaaattttaaaatatttttctattaaaatacatctattttatagatataaaaatatataatatatataatagatacAATTTCTATATCTATAGAATAAAtacattatataaatatatatgttatataaataataaatatgttATAGAGATATATATGTTAAATAatatgtaaatatgttatatgaATATATtagagaaatataaataaaaatataaaactatgCACACAAAATATATGTTTCTctataaatatatctataaaaagatatataacatttttatattaatagaaaaatattttatgtaactatataaaataaacaaaaataaaaatatacaactATAAATGCACACAcccatatgtatatataaaaatgtatatttatataaaatatattaaagtatatattttatatatataaagatatatatatctatgtatagtatctataaaaatatatataatttttgggatatatttatagaaaagtaaataaatatgtattttatataaagatataaaaataaattaaataaacccaaaattataaatacacatacacaaatatatatataaatttatgtatatatttatatatataaacatatatataaaggtatatatttttatatataaaatatttatatataaaaatataaaatatattataaataatttttatatattttagagaaaatatataaatacatatttgataaaaatatattaaaatataaagaaaatataaaaactataaacacacacatataaaaatttatataaagagatataaatatatatgttatatatacataaagatatatgtctatatattaatatattttttgtatctaaaaatatatttatatatttataaaaattgtaaatatatacttttataaatatacacatatacacatatattttatatattaatttatacttatatatttagatttttatACACATGTATGTATGTTTTTATATAGGTTTAtagttatttatatattttatatttatgtaaaatatatgtctatatttatatatgtttatatatgtctatatttatttatatattttatatttatgtaaaaatatatgTCTATATTTGCATACATATGTCTAGCAGAGTCTGCACACCCTGCCCCTACAGGAGTAGGAAATATCTGTGCACACACCTGCAGCTAATCCTGTGCACTCAcacccacacagacacagaaatctCCTGTTTGTGTGCGTGAATGAGATATTAAATCAATGATAAACAACCCCTGggatgaaaagaaataatggaaagaaaaaaattggaaacaaataaagaaaatataaatacatatacaataaataaagaaacattaaaggtaaatataataaataaaaaaaaatagaaacaaagatAATAGAAAGATATACATTTATATACTTAAATAGTTTTAAATGTAAGTATATaaaataaagtataaataagtaaataaataaataaataagggaATAGATAATATAAAGGAAAGGATAAAGCAAAGAAATTGAGAGTATAAATACacatagaaaatgaaaataaaatagaaaatgaaaataacaaataaaaataccatAGAATGGGATATAGATAACATGAATTTGAATATAACTGCATATTAAATATCGTCCTTgcagtaataaataaaaatctgtgtgtGTTGGCAGtgcacacagccagggacagcatccagcagcccctgtgctcagggatgtatataaatacatgtaaacacatgtaaatatataatttaaataatatatgtaaaatacataatatataatatagcaatatataatgtataatatataatatacattatataatatataatacataatatataagatacatgatataatatatattatataatatatattatataatatattatataatatatatcatatgaaagataatattaatatattattgtAGTCATATTATTATGTTAATATATTGATATAATATTAATACATTAatgttaatatttattatagttataatatataatactatattatatataatagaatataactaatgtatataaaatataaaatacatattttatatcttatatgtaaaatataagtatataaataaaattataaattctgAATATATCCATACATActtatatgtatgtgtgtgtgttatatgccatatatataatgtatattataCACCATGCATGTGTTGTAATATTCACTAATGAAATACACACATAGTGTGTAACACACACATAAAATACATACAGGGTTTGTAATTCACTCATAAAATACACACAGGGTGTGGAATTCACACATAAAAtacacagagctctgcacagtgTGTGTAATTCACACATAGAATACACAGAGCCCTGTACAGGGTGTgtaacacacacagagctgtgcacatGCTGtgtaacacacacacaaaatgcaCACATCGTGTGTAATTCACACATAAAATACATACAGGGTTTGTAATTCACTCATAAAATACATACATGGTGTGTAACTCACAGATAGAAtacacagagctctgcacagtgTGTGTAATTCACACATAGAATACACAGAGCCCTGTACAAGGTGTGTAACACACTTGTAACTGGTAACTCACACCTGTAATAAAAActcacccagagctgtgcacGTGGCATGTAACACTCAGAATAACACACACACAattaacacacacacagaattaacacacacacagagccctgcacatgGCGTGTTACACACACagatacaaacacacacagagcaaaaccacacacacacatgtagaGAGCCCCACACGTGATGTGCAACTCCCACACATAAAACTCACACGCAGAGAACCCTGCACATGGTGTGCAACAGATACACACAggtaatgaaatgaaaatacacacacagagcagtgcacatgtaacacacacacataaagcATGCACACAGAGAGCCCTGCATGtgacagcacacacacagagagctgtgCACATGGTGTGTAACACACACataaaatacacacacagagctgtgcacacaCTGTGTAAAACACACGTGTAATAAAACtacacagagctgtgcacatGACATATAACACATATAATAAACACTGAggctcagagctgtgcacaCAGTGTGTAACACACACTTAAAatacacacacagccctgaacATGACATGTAACACATGTAATAAACACACAGACAgaataaacacacacagagctgtgcacacagTGTGTAACACACACTTAAAatacacacacagccctgaacATGACGTAACACATGTAATAAACACACAGACAGAATAAACACACTCAGAGCTGTGCACACAGTGTGTAACACACACTTAAAatacacacacagccctgaacATGACATGTAACACATGTAATAAACACACAGACAgaataaacacacacagagctgtgcacacagTGTGTAAGACACACGTATAAAACCCCACATACATATTTAACATGTAACACATATAATGAACTCTCTCACACACTCAGAGCAATGTGCAAGGTGTGTAACACACACATTAAACACACATAACACCCCACATATGACATATAACACATATaatgaacacacacacataatAAACACTCAGAGTGAGCCCTGCACATGGTGTGTAACGCACAcactcagagctgtgcccaAGGTGTGAACACACATATTAAACACCCATAAAACCCCACACATGTCATGTAACACATATAATGAACACATACACACATTAAACACACATGACATGTAACACATATAATgaactctcacacacacacagagcaatgtGCAAGGTGTGTAACACACACATAACACCCCACACATGACATGTAACACATATAATGAACACATACACACATTAAACACACATGAAACCCCACACATGACATGTAACACATATCATGAACTCTCACACACAGAGTTCAAGGTGTGTAACACACACATTACACCCCACACATGacacataacacatataatgaAACATACACACATTAAACACACATAACACCCCACACATGACATGTAACACATATCATGaactctctcacacacacacagagcaatgtGCAAGGTGTGTAACACACATATAACACCCCACACGACATGTAACACATATAATGAACACATACACACATTAAACACACATGAAACCCCACACATGACATGTAACACATATCATGAACTCTCACACAGAGTTCAAGGTGTGTAACACACACATTACACCCCACACATGACATACAACACATATAATGAAACATACACACATTAAACACACATTACACTCCGCACATGACACATAACACATATAGTGAACACATACACACATTAAACACACATTACACCCCACACATGACGTGTAACACATATCATGAAACATACACACATAAACACACATAACACCCCACACGACAGGTAACACATATCATgaactctcacacacacacacagagcaatgtGCAAGGTGTGTAACGCACATATAACACCCCACACAACATGTAACACATATAGTGAACACATACACACATTAAACACACATTACACCCCACACATGACGTGTAACACATATCATGAACTCTCACACACAGAGTTCAAGGTGTGTAACACACACATTACACCCCACACATGACATATAACACATATAATGAAACATACACACATTAAACACACATTACACCCCGCACATGACACATAACACATATCATgaactctcacacacacacatagagcAATGTGCAAGGTGTGTAACACACATATAACACCCCACACGACATGTAACACATATAATGAACGCATACACACATTAAACACACATATAACACCCCACACATGACATGTAACACATATAATGAACACATACACACATTAAACACACATGAAACCCCACACATGacacataacacatataatgaGCACATACACACATTAAACACACATGAAACCCCACACACGACACCTAACACGCCCCCcacaccctgccagccccacacttTCCCCCTCACCCCCAACACCCCCCAGCGCCCCCAGACCCCACGTTACCATCAGCCAGGTGTGGAGGCACCACGCCAAGAtttggggggcacggggggcaggGAACGGGCCCGGATTTGGGGACGGGAGCACGGCAGGGTCTGGGGGCCCCTCGGGAAGCGCAGCCCCGGGGATGAGGCGGCCGAgtggcagcgccgccgccgccgccgcctttTTATAGGGCCGGGCAGGTGATGTGCACACACCTGGAAactccagctccaggctccttcctcctccccgcACAGGGCCGGCACTTCCTTCTGCTCTCCACGTGTGCCAGCCGGGAGCACGGGCGCCTCCGAGCCCCGCAATTTGGGCAGGGGTGTCCCGGTGACACCGGGCCGGGACGGGCATCCCCCAGGCCGTGCCCCGTTGCGTCAGCGGCTCCGTGAGATCACCGTGGCATTCCCGGGCAGAAATCCCAAATTGGGCAACGCTGGGAAGGGCTCGAGGGCTGCCACCAACCCTCCGGGATGGCCCGAtggcctccagcagcaccagtgggATGCTGGTTTGGTGCTGGAGCAAGGAGAAGGGCCGGAGGATGGGAAATCCCAAGGGGATGGAGAATTCCAGGGGATGGGAaaacccagggaccccaaaaattgtGCTCTGAATGACAGGGGTTGGCAGAGGTGCCCCAGATGATGCCCCCCACTAACACTTCACACCAGTAGGACACTGGTTCCATACTGGGAACAAGGAGCCTGGGAAACCCTCAGAGCCCCCAAACTGCTCCCTAAATTTATCAGAGAGACCCCTCAATGatgccaggcagggcagaagCTGCAGAACCCCCCAGTTACACACCATTAATATACTGGTTTCACACTGGGCGCTCCCCTGGATaacagagcagcttttccagctccatggagctgctcatgccccaaaaaccccaaaatgagggGTACAGATCCCCCCAAAGGTAAGGGagatgcagagaaaagcaggaaacgGTAAAATTggttatcaaaatattttatttcagggagatccctccaaaaaaaaaaaaaaaagaaaaaaaaagaaaacaaaaaaaaaaaaaaaggaaaaaccaaaggAAGAAGGACCCTCCTGGCAGATGGACACCCACAacacctgcagggctcctgggaAATCAACTGAAGCGATCCCCGGCTCCAAAGAAACGACAGGGCACTCCCGAGGGCTGAGGCAGgaatagatatatttatattgttCCTGGGGGAGGAGGGTGCTGCCAGCAGTTCACAGCAGTTTTCGGCTCTCTCGGCACACGGGACTAGAACTGCATTGCTGAAGACACTCAACACACAGCAGGGCTAACTAGGAGAATACAACTGGAGGCTAGCAAagaggagaggggacacaggagagctgggagcacccagggctggagtCCTCTGTGCACATTTACAGGGCCCCGGAGCCCTCCCGGAGCCGCTCGTCGGGCAAAAACTTCCTTAATTTCTTTGTtgtgtgtggatgtgtgtgtgtggatgtgtgtgtgtgtgtgtgtgggttttacgtttgtttttttgttttatttttttaaaaagaaccgCGCGGCCAAAACGAAGACGAGGAACTGCAAAATCCCAAAGCGGCCGCTTCTGCCTCTCTTTATAAAAACCTCAGCAGTCACTGGGGGGCACAGCCCACTATACTTTGCCCGGGATCTTGGCGCGTTTGCGGGCGATGGCGTCCTCCACGGCCTTGAGCTGCTTCAGGAGCTCCTCCCTGCGGGACAGGGTGCTGGATTTGCCGCCCTTGGCAGCGCCAGGGCCCGGCTCCGCGCCCTTGCCCGGCACGCTGGTGACTTTGCTGGAGCTCTTGGACTGAGGGGACAGCTGGCGtttcctgcagggagagagagatgggAATGGCCCAAATGAGGGAATCCAAGAGGGGATTGtgcactgagccctgctggccacactaaAATCGCAGTTTTGAACATCCTTTCCCACACAAATTTCATCTCTTTCTGAGATGAAAAGTGCACTGAGCCCCACTGACCACATTGGTTTCTAAGGTTCTTTCCCACACAAATTTAATCTCTttccataggcagggacacctttcactatcccagggcagctccagcctggccttgggcactgccagggatggggcagccacagattctctgggcatcctgtgccagggcctcctcatcctcaccagggaaggatttctccctAATTTCTGAGCTGAACTAAAATAGCAGGAAATGCCACATCTAATACATGGCTTCAGGAGCAGGTGGGAGAAAAGAGGTTGGAGACAGGAGGAGGCCTTGGGTTGAAAACTGGCTCTTAACAGTAAAAAACCAGATATTACATAGGGATTCTCAAATTCCCAGGATTAAACTCAATACCAGCTTGTGGCTGCAgtgagcagctccctgtgagacccagaggggagagcagccctggagcacccCCTCAATCTCAAATCCTTCAGATCCTTCCCTGTGATGTTGCCCCCAGAGATCCCTGGAGAGGATCCCCAATCCTTGAGCCCCCAGATCCACACATCCAACACTGCACTGGGAcattccagcactgcagcaggcacagcctgccaGGAATTTGGCTGAGCTGCATGGAAGGTGCaaaggcagggctgtccctgctctgtcacagccacagcagcaaggGGGGCAGCTGAgggtgtgccaggctgggaaaaggggaatgaggcactggaaccaggtgccaggaggagctggccagggggaaggggctgcactCTGGTGCTCTTTAACACTGTGCTAAAGAGCTGCACAGGCACTGGCTGAGCTCACTCCTGACCCACTTGGCTCTGGGTGCTCCTGCTCTTCTCCCAGCTGGAATggcccagctggagctctgcacaagccctggcacccctggcaccagcccaggcagctccgTGTCCTCCCTGGTGCTGCGTTCCATggaaactgcagctgctggcctgggacagcctgggacagcccaggacagcctgggacagcccGGAACAGCCCgggacagcctgggacagcccgggacagcccaggacagcccaggacagcctgggacaggggctgcaggcCCTGGAGGGCTGTGAGgcccagcagaagcagcagcactcaccTGTCTGCCTGTGCAGGGGAAGGTTTTGGGTTCTGGCCCCGCTGCCGCTCCTGTTTGGGGGACGAGGGTCTCCCGGCCGCCTTCCTATCGCGAGAGCCTGGGGAGAGCACAAGGACATTGCTTCATTTTGCTGCTGGGCACCAAGGCACAGGCCACCCCTGCCTGCACTCACTGACCACATCATTCCAAAACCAATGCCAAAACCAATGccaaatccagcagcagctggaaaagccccGCTGTGTGCTCCCCTCACCTCCAGGGGAGCAGAgaagccaggcagggctgtgccctggtatcacctgcacacagcacctgccaccagcccttcctcaccctgcagctgctggagcgAGGCTCCCCCATGGcactctgtgcctgcagagctgctggctctgccctggcgGGTCACAGGGTGCAGTGGCCCCAGCAGTGACAGGcgagggcagctctgcagctttggGAGCCAGCGGGGCCTCCCCCGGGGCAGCAGCACCCCcgtgttt contains:
- the IL17C gene encoding interleukin-17C; the encoded protein is MSMSTETSIDIEITRIERRVEIDKYVMDRAGCLSWLCVPVTLAVCPCPSCVPDAVLSPQGWLCVLAVLAALGQCRGLRRAGAASAHSAVRCFSGAELGDEAPAQLLGRSLRWDRHLSVQLVPQLERLEAAGARRRRRRQRPPACPALSLRTGLRSEPHERSISPWRYRIDEDENRYPRKLAFAECLCSGCVDVKTGRETTALNSVTIQQTMLVLRRKPCPRPAGLGLVALEVDYIRVPVGCTCVLPRTAH
- the LOC135452645 gene encoding cytochrome b-245 light chain, with the translated sequence MGQIEWAMWANEQALAAGLILLTGGIVAVAGQFKGWYFAAYSIAAGVLVCLLEYPRSKRKKGSTMERCGQKYLTAVVKLLGPLTRNYYIRAILHAALAVPAGFLLSTILGTVCLGIASGIYLLAAVRGEEWRPIEQKPRERPQGGGTMKAPPSNPPPRPPPDARRKQPELGGQVNPIPVEVE